The following coding sequences are from one Shewanella putrefaciens window:
- the ilvC gene encoding ketol-acid reductoisomerase, producing MANYFNSLNLRQQLAQLGQCRFMDRSEFTDGCNYIKDWNIVILGCGAQGLNQGLNMRDSGLNISYALRPEAIEQKRASWQKATDNGFRVGTFEELIPTADLVLNLTPDKQHSNVVNAVMPLMKQGATLSYSHGFNIVEEGMQVRPDITVIMVAPKCPGTEVREEYKRGFGVPTLIAVHPENDPKGDGLEIAKAYASATGGDRAGVLLSSFIAEVKSDLMGEQTILCGMLQTGAILGYEKMVADGVEPGYAAKLIQQGWETVTEALKHGGITNMMDRLSNPAKIKAFEIAEDLKEILQPLFEKHMDDIISGEFSRTMMEDWANDDANLLRWRAETGETGFENAPVSSEHIDEQTYFDKGIFLVAMIKAGVELAFDTMVSAGIVEESAYYESLHETPLIANTIARKRLYEMNVVISDTAEYGCYLFNHAAVPMLRDYVNAMSPEYLGAGLKDSSNSVDNLQLIAINDAIRHTAVEYVGAELRGYMTDMKSIVGA from the coding sequence ATGGCTAACTATTTTAACTCTCTGAATTTACGTCAACAATTAGCACAGCTTGGCCAATGTCGTTTTATGGATCGCTCTGAATTTACCGACGGCTGCAATTACATTAAAGATTGGAATATTGTTATTTTAGGTTGTGGCGCCCAGGGTCTTAACCAAGGTTTGAATATGCGTGACTCAGGGCTGAATATTTCCTATGCCCTGCGCCCTGAAGCGATTGAACAAAAACGAGCTTCGTGGCAGAAGGCGACCGATAACGGTTTCCGTGTTGGTACCTTTGAAGAATTAATTCCCACGGCGGATCTAGTGCTTAACTTGACGCCAGACAAACAGCATTCCAACGTGGTTAACGCGGTTATGCCACTGATGAAGCAAGGTGCAACCTTGTCTTATTCCCACGGCTTCAACATCGTTGAAGAGGGCATGCAAGTCCGTCCTGATATTACGGTTATTATGGTTGCGCCTAAGTGCCCGGGTACTGAAGTACGTGAAGAATACAAACGTGGTTTTGGTGTCCCTACTCTGATTGCAGTACATCCTGAAAACGATCCAAAGGGTGACGGCTTAGAGATTGCTAAAGCCTATGCTAGCGCAACCGGTGGTGACAGAGCGGGTGTTTTACTGTCGTCTTTCATCGCCGAAGTGAAGTCGGATTTGATGGGCGAGCAAACCATTCTGTGCGGTATGTTGCAGACGGGTGCCATCCTAGGTTATGAGAAAATGGTTGCCGATGGCGTTGAGCCTGGTTACGCGGCCAAGCTTATCCAGCAAGGTTGGGAAACGGTCACTGAAGCGCTGAAACATGGCGGCATCACTAACATGATGGACCGTTTGTCTAATCCAGCCAAGATTAAAGCCTTTGAAATTGCAGAAGATTTAAAAGAAATCCTCCAGCCATTATTTGAAAAACACATGGATGACATCATCAGCGGTGAATTCTCTCGCACTATGATGGAAGATTGGGCGAACGATGATGCGAACTTGCTGCGTTGGAGAGCAGAAACTGGCGAAACCGGTTTCGAAAATGCGCCCGTATCGAGCGAGCATATCGACGAACAAACCTATTTCGACAAAGGTATTTTCCTTGTTGCTATGATCAAAGCGGGTGTGGAACTGGCGTTCGATACCATGGTGTCTGCGGGTATCGTGGAAGAGTCGGCCTATTATGAGTCACTGCACGAAACCCCACTGATCGCCAACACTATTGCTCGTAAGCGTTTGTACGAAATGAACGTGGTAATTTCAGACACCGCCGAATACGGTTGCTACCTGTTCAATCACGCCGCAGTACCTATGCTGCGCGACTATGTGAATGCCATGTCGCCAGAGTATTTAGGTGCGGGCCTGAAAGACAGTTCTAACAGCGTTGATAACCTGCAATTAATCGCGATTAACGATGCGATTCGTCACACCGCTGTGGAATATGTTGGCGCCGAGCTTCGCGGTTATATGACGGATATGAAAAGTATTGTTGGGGCGTAA
- the ilvY gene encoding HTH-type transcriptional activator IlvY encodes MDIRTLKLYLHLCDSLHFAKTAEQMHVSPSTLSRTLQRLEEEVNAKLLERDNRSVTLTHAGREFKLFAEQTLHHWSTLRHSIDLKQDVLRGRLNLYCSVTAAYSHLPHLLDLFRQEHPFVEIALTTGDAANALAEVQQNRADIAIAALPDPFPSSLHFAKIDDVPLSIIAPTIRCTVQQQVSQTPIDWSSVPFIIPDHGPGRRRADNWFKQMGISPNIYAQVSGQEAIASMVALGCGVSISPEVVINNSPVRDRIQLLTSPVTIPPFELGCCCKVKRLDDPILSAFLEVI; translated from the coding sequence ATGGATATTCGTACCCTCAAATTGTACCTGCACTTATGTGACAGTTTGCACTTCGCCAAGACGGCGGAGCAGATGCATGTGAGTCCATCGACCTTAAGCCGAACACTGCAAAGATTAGAAGAAGAAGTGAACGCTAAGCTATTAGAGCGGGATAATCGCAGCGTGACCTTAACCCATGCAGGGCGCGAATTTAAGCTGTTCGCCGAGCAGACCTTGCACCATTGGAGCACGCTCAGGCACAGTATCGACCTTAAGCAAGATGTGCTGCGCGGTCGGTTGAATCTGTATTGCTCGGTCACTGCCGCCTACAGCCATTTACCGCATTTATTGGATTTATTCCGCCAAGAGCATCCCTTTGTGGAAATCGCCTTGACAACGGGAGATGCGGCCAATGCGCTGGCAGAAGTGCAACAGAATCGAGCCGATATTGCCATCGCCGCCCTGCCCGATCCCTTCCCCAGCAGCTTACACTTTGCCAAAATCGACGATGTGCCACTGTCGATTATCGCACCGACGATCCGCTGTACAGTACAGCAACAAGTTAGCCAAACGCCCATCGATTGGTCGAGCGTGCCCTTTATCATCCCAGATCACGGCCCAGGACGGCGCCGCGCCGATAACTGGTTCAAACAAATGGGCATCAGCCCTAATATTTACGCCCAAGTGTCGGGTCAAGAAGCGATCGCCTCTATGGTAGCGTTAGGCTGCGGCGTGAGCATCAGCCCAGAAGTGGTGATCAATAACAGCCCAGTGCGGGATCGCATCCAGTTACTCACCTCACCCGTTACAATACCGCCATTTGAACTCGGTTGCTGCTGCAAGGTAAAACGGCTGGATGACCCGATACTGAGCGCTTTCTTAGAAGTGATTTAG
- a CDS encoding hemolysin family protein: MSIFDNVMIILCLIGASCFFSMSEIALAASRKIRLRQLADEGDGRAEKVLQLQAHPGSFFTVVQIGLNGVAIMGGIVGESAFRPYFYELLSPWLTGTWLSQVSFVLSFVLVTSAFILVADLMPKRIAMAMPEPVALAVVGPMSFCIALLRPLVWFFNGLATAIFKLLQIPTVRNDEITSDDIYAVMNAGAEAGVLDRGDQQMMENVFEMQTVSVTSAMTARESLVYFLLQDSEEDIKRKISEDPHTKFLVCDGQLDMVKGFVDAKELLIRVINGEDITLKDSSLVHTSLIIPDTLSLSEAMEYFKNSRADFAVVMNEYALVVGIVTTNDLQRAVMGAWSLHESEEQIIARDGNSWLVDGVTPITDVMRAFDIEEFPHNQNYETIAGFMMYMLRKIPKRTDFVNYAGYKFEVVDIDAYKVDQLLVTRIDSSDKQISPDT, from the coding sequence ATGAGTATCTTTGATAACGTGATGATTATATTGTGCTTAATTGGAGCAAGTTGCTTTTTCTCTATGTCAGAGATTGCACTCGCCGCATCGCGAAAAATCCGTTTACGCCAGTTAGCCGATGAAGGTGATGGGCGTGCTGAAAAAGTACTGCAATTGCAAGCTCATCCAGGAAGCTTTTTTACCGTAGTGCAGATAGGCCTAAATGGTGTTGCCATCATGGGGGGGATCGTGGGCGAGTCGGCATTTCGTCCTTATTTCTATGAATTACTCAGCCCTTGGTTAACAGGAACTTGGCTCAGCCAAGTGAGCTTTGTGCTTTCCTTCGTTTTAGTGACCAGTGCATTTATTTTAGTGGCAGATCTTATGCCTAAGCGTATTGCGATGGCGATGCCTGAGCCTGTTGCTTTGGCAGTTGTGGGGCCAATGAGCTTCTGTATTGCGCTTCTTCGTCCGCTGGTGTGGTTTTTTAATGGTCTGGCAACGGCGATTTTTAAGTTGTTGCAAATTCCGACTGTACGCAATGATGAAATCACATCCGATGATATTTACGCAGTTATGAATGCGGGTGCCGAAGCTGGCGTATTGGATCGTGGTGATCAACAGATGATGGAGAATGTGTTTGAAATGCAAACCGTTTCCGTTACTTCAGCTATGACTGCCCGCGAAAGTTTAGTGTACTTTTTACTGCAAGATAGCGAAGAGGATATTAAACGTAAGATCTCCGAAGATCCTCATACTAAGTTCCTCGTCTGTGATGGGCAGTTGGATATGGTGAAAGGCTTTGTGGATGCTAAAGAGCTACTGATACGTGTCATTAATGGTGAAGATATTACATTAAAAGACAGTAGCTTAGTGCATACCTCCCTAATTATTCCCGATACATTGAGCCTGTCTGAGGCGATGGAATATTTTAAAAATAGTCGCGCCGATTTTGCCGTGGTGATGAACGAATATGCCTTAGTGGTGGGGATTGTGACTACCAACGATTTACAACGCGCGGTAATGGGGGCTTGGTCTTTGCACGAAAGCGAGGAGCAGATTATCGCCCGCGATGGTAACTCTTGGCTAGTCGATGGGGTCACGCCTATCACAGATGTGATGCGCGCCTTTGATATTGAGGAGTTCCCGCATAATCAGAACTACGAAACCATCGCCGGTTTTATGATGTATATGCTACGTAAAATCCCTAAGCGTACTGACTTTGTGAATTATGCGGGTTACAAGTTTGAGGTTGTGGATATCGATGCCTACAAGGTTGATCAATTGTTGGTGACGCGAATTGATTCTAGCGATAAACAGATATCACCCGATACCTAA
- a CDS encoding YkgJ family cysteine cluster protein yields MSKRGKSIVSAVSIFNIDDLSTWQKYRKGLCDTCHATCCTLPVEVRVSDLVRMALVDEFEAEGDLKSIAKRLQKARLIDHFNHKTAIFTLARMANDDCLYLDSHTRRCTIYHQRPETCRNHPQIGPKPNFCPYRPR; encoded by the coding sequence GTGTCAAAACGTGGCAAAAGCATAGTAAGCGCCGTTTCGATTTTTAATATCGATGATTTGTCCACGTGGCAAAAATATCGTAAAGGTCTGTGCGATACTTGCCATGCCACTTGTTGTACTCTGCCAGTAGAAGTTAGGGTGAGCGATTTAGTGCGGATGGCGCTAGTGGATGAATTTGAGGCCGAAGGCGATCTCAAAAGCATTGCTAAGCGTCTGCAAAAAGCCCGTTTAATCGATCATTTTAACCATAAGACTGCAATTTTTACTTTGGCGCGTATGGCGAATGATGATTGCCTATATTTAGATAGTCACACGCGTCGTTGCACTATTTATCATCAGCGGCCAGAGACTTGCCGCAATCATCCTCAAATTGGTCCTAAGCCTAATTTTTGCCCCTATCGCCCTCGCTAG
- a CDS encoding ERCC4 domain-containing protein, producing the protein MAADIIPLFYDDREHAETILYELSLHEDLSLIKKRLKLGDYQLNDWLIERKTLPDLVQSLCDGRLFSQIARLAASPSHTALLLEGCTQDIAGYQIRREALIGALCSISINFHIPILHSLSQTETAKILYFCATQLNRRENELTLTGRKPKRKKNQQLFILQSLPEVGPKLASRLLYHFKNIEAVFTAPEEALIRVEGIGKEKARKIREALTG; encoded by the coding sequence TTGGCTGCAGATATAATCCCCCTTTTTTATGACGATAGAGAACATGCAGAAACAATCCTCTATGAATTGTCACTGCACGAAGATCTTTCGCTCATCAAAAAACGCCTAAAATTGGGTGATTATCAACTCAATGATTGGCTGATTGAACGTAAAACCTTGCCCGATCTAGTGCAATCCTTATGCGATGGCCGACTATTTTCTCAAATTGCCAGACTAGCCGCGAGCCCAAGCCACACAGCCCTACTCCTCGAAGGCTGCACTCAAGATATCGCAGGTTACCAGATCCGCAGAGAGGCACTTATCGGCGCGCTGTGCTCCATTTCAATCAATTTCCATATCCCAATACTCCACAGTTTATCGCAAACGGAAACGGCCAAAATACTGTATTTTTGCGCCACTCAGTTAAACCGTAGAGAAAATGAATTAACCCTCACGGGACGTAAGCCCAAACGCAAGAAGAATCAGCAATTGTTTATCTTGCAAAGCCTACCAGAAGTAGGCCCCAAGCTCGCTAGCCGACTGCTGTACCACTTCAAAAATATCGAGGCCGTTTTTACCGCTCCGGAAGAGGCATTAATCCGAGTCGAAGGCATAGGTAAGGAAAAAGCCCGAAAGATCCGTGAAGCGCTAACGGGTTGA
- the yjjG gene encoding pyrimidine 5'-nucleotidase: MSLPYQWILFDADETLFYFDALKGLKLMFGEFGVDFTQADFDEYQLVNKPLWVDYQDGKITAAELQTTRFEPWAAKLAVAPQALNSAFLSAMAEICAPLPGARELLAALQGKAKLGIITNGFTELQTVRLERTGLQHHFDILVISEKVGMAKPDVGIFEHAFELMGHPERETVLMVGDNPHSDIQGGINAGIHTCWYNVHGHDVPAGITPHYQVRSHQELHSLLLGV; the protein is encoded by the coding sequence ATGTCATTGCCATACCAATGGATTCTGTTCGATGCCGACGAAACCCTATTTTATTTCGATGCCTTAAAAGGGCTTAAGTTGATGTTTGGTGAGTTTGGGGTCGATTTTACTCAAGCGGATTTTGATGAGTATCAGTTAGTTAATAAACCGCTATGGGTTGACTATCAAGACGGTAAAATCACTGCTGCCGAATTGCAAACCACACGTTTCGAGCCTTGGGCTGCCAAACTTGCGGTAGCGCCGCAAGCGCTCAATAGTGCCTTTTTATCTGCTATGGCTGAAATTTGTGCTCCGCTACCTGGTGCGCGCGAGTTGTTAGCCGCGCTGCAAGGTAAGGCTAAATTAGGCATCATCACCAACGGTTTTACTGAGCTACAAACCGTGCGATTAGAGCGCACAGGCTTACAGCATCATTTTGATATTTTAGTGATTTCAGAAAAAGTCGGCATGGCAAAACCCGATGTGGGTATCTTCGAACATGCCTTTGAATTGATGGGGCATCCTGAGCGTGAAACTGTGCTTATGGTCGGCGATAACCCGCATTCCGATATTCAAGGCGGTATCAATGCAGGGATTCATACTTGTTGGTATAACGTCCATGGCCACGATGTGCCCGCAGGGATTACTCCGCACTATCAAGTGCGCTCCCATCAAGAACTGCATAGTCTGTTGCTCGGGGTGTAA
- a CDS encoding LysR family transcriptional regulator, whose product MEHFSALPIFVTVVECGSFSAAGQKLGLSKSAVSKRITLLEQSLGIQLLHRTTRSLSLTEAGARYYNYVCPAVQLAQEGLDAISELQQAPQGHLRISVPMVFGRVYIAPLIAEFLRRYPDIQLQMHMDDKTTDLITGGFDLAIRIGELPDSSLIARKLAPCLSVICAAKDYLAQHGLPSTPAALTQHNCLFYSYFQDGVEWSFQSPNGVQRVQPKGNYQVNNSDAIHQACLDGLGIANLPRFIVEPDLQTGRLQALLTDYPLPEHGIYAVYPQRKYLPTKVSVLIAFLMEKLGK is encoded by the coding sequence ATGGAGCACTTTTCGGCATTACCTATTTTTGTCACTGTAGTGGAATGCGGTAGTTTTTCCGCTGCAGGGCAAAAGCTTGGGTTGAGTAAATCGGCAGTGAGTAAACGTATTACCCTATTAGAACAAAGTCTGGGTATTCAACTCCTACACCGTACTACTCGCAGCTTAAGTCTTACCGAAGCGGGCGCCCGCTATTACAACTATGTTTGCCCCGCCGTTCAGCTCGCCCAAGAAGGATTGGATGCGATATCCGAATTGCAACAAGCACCCCAAGGTCATCTACGAATTTCGGTGCCTATGGTGTTTGGTCGCGTGTATATTGCGCCATTAATAGCTGAATTTTTAAGACGATACCCCGATATCCAGCTACAAATGCACATGGATGACAAGACCACAGACTTAATTACTGGCGGCTTTGATTTAGCCATTCGTATCGGCGAATTACCAGACTCAAGCCTTATCGCCCGTAAACTCGCACCTTGTTTAAGCGTCATTTGCGCCGCCAAAGATTACCTCGCACAACATGGCTTACCCAGCACACCTGCGGCATTAACACAGCACAACTGCTTGTTTTACTCTTATTTTCAAGATGGTGTGGAATGGAGCTTCCAAAGTCCCAATGGCGTGCAACGCGTTCAGCCCAAAGGCAACTATCAGGTCAACAATAGTGACGCCATCCATCAAGCCTGCCTCGATGGCTTAGGTATCGCCAACCTACCGCGATTTATTGTAGAGCCCGATCTACAAACCGGACGTTTACAAGCGTTACTCACTGACTATCCGCTACCAGAACACGGTATTTATGCGGTTTATCCGCAGCGGAAATATTTGCCGACAAAAGTGAGCGTATTGATAGCGTTTTTGATGGAGAAATTAGGGAAGTAG
- a CDS encoding DUF3427 domain-containing protein produces the protein MEQVGIYEKLITQLVEQRLDKDIFFIGERKLEVAEASVWLSRFLTKIIEYVINSVPADENQVINQISLANRLVMWLKEHINDDDFIDENLIDSQGRILTALFNKQNPIATDLPKYTAAIFPLTGLTQSELFCGSNAGLSLESELKREIRSSDKIYWLVSFIKWAGIRIFKHELEEFTRSGKELRIITTSYMGATDAKAVEFLANLPNTQVKLSYNTKRERLHAKSYLFLRNTGFHTGYIGSSNLSHSALTSGLEWNLKITTQEIPHIIEKSLSTFETYWQSNEFELFSGDANSKEKLNNALKEAKGSGTELSSFHFDIKPFAHQREILEQLAVERSVHGRFKNLIVAATGTGKTIISAFDFARFYKLHPEANFLFVAHRQEILQQALSAYRGVLKNNQFGELWVAEHKPNSYKHLFASIQSLNLQLDNLPLAADFYDYIVIDEVHHVAANSYRGLLAHFEPTILLGLTATPERYDGVDILADFCGVIAAEIRLPEAINQRHLCPFQYFAIDDNTDLSKLSWSSGRYDVAELSNLYTHNEQRVTRIIRSLAETVTDIDNIKALAFCVTKEHAEYMAKKFNLAGISADVLTSDNSSERQQKRQSLVSGKLSILCVVDIFNEGVDIPEVDTLLFLRPTESLTIFLQQLGRGLRLTDDKQCCTILDFVGNSRDEYDFSQKFRALVGKTNQSIKDEILNDFPHLPLGCRIELEEKAQSMILRNISRATLNANRLTSLMANFKHQTNLPLTLGNFLRLNPQVTLEDVYRIKINGQCGWTLLVEAVQGNKIAEPAVQPDLAKAYYRAINFHLLSCTSLSYLKFIKQLCENDFVFTGVDPIQNQFALMCHYNFWDKSGTALNVNSLAASLLMLRNKPLQEELLSVLAILINRIHHQEMDLELPQPSALKVHSRYTREQILAAMGASTFAAKSPSREGVLAINEQNLECLFVTLNKSEKQFSPTTMYHDYAISEHLFHWQSQNSARPERGRGLSYIEQQKQGKTVLLFVREQSKDENGRTMGFMNFGKVHYVSHNGSQPMNVTWRLEQPIPDVMWHDAAKLAVG, from the coding sequence ATGGAACAGGTCGGGATTTACGAAAAGCTTATTACTCAACTCGTTGAGCAGCGCTTAGATAAGGACATATTTTTTATTGGAGAAAGGAAGCTAGAAGTTGCTGAGGCAAGTGTTTGGCTCTCACGTTTTCTTACTAAAATAATTGAATATGTTATTAATTCTGTTCCCGCAGATGAAAACCAAGTTATCAATCAAATCAGTTTGGCTAATCGGTTAGTGATGTGGCTCAAAGAACACATTAACGATGATGATTTTATTGATGAAAATCTCATTGATAGCCAAGGTAGGATACTTACGGCTCTCTTTAACAAGCAAAATCCTATTGCAACTGATTTACCTAAATATACGGCCGCCATATTTCCATTAACGGGGCTCACTCAGAGTGAGCTTTTTTGTGGTAGTAATGCTGGATTATCGCTTGAGAGTGAGCTTAAACGTGAGATCCGCTCATCAGATAAAATCTATTGGCTGGTGTCATTTATCAAGTGGGCGGGGATTCGCATCTTCAAGCATGAACTTGAGGAGTTTACACGCAGTGGTAAAGAGTTACGCATCATCACTACATCTTATATGGGGGCAACGGATGCTAAAGCCGTCGAGTTTCTAGCCAATTTACCCAATACCCAAGTCAAATTAAGTTACAACACTAAACGCGAAAGGCTGCATGCAAAGTCCTATTTATTTTTACGGAATACGGGTTTTCATACCGGTTATATCGGTTCTTCAAATTTATCGCATTCAGCATTGACCAGCGGGCTTGAGTGGAATCTTAAGATCACCACCCAAGAAATTCCCCATATCATTGAGAAATCACTCAGTACATTTGAAACTTACTGGCAATCGAACGAATTTGAGCTTTTTAGCGGTGATGCGAACAGTAAAGAAAAGTTAAACAATGCGCTCAAAGAAGCGAAAGGCAGTGGCACTGAATTGAGCTCATTTCATTTTGACATTAAGCCGTTTGCGCATCAGCGAGAAATCCTCGAACAGCTTGCAGTAGAGCGAAGCGTTCATGGCCGTTTTAAAAATCTCATCGTCGCTGCAACAGGCACGGGTAAGACGATTATTTCTGCGTTCGATTTCGCGCGGTTTTATAAGCTGCATCCAGAAGCCAATTTTCTATTCGTTGCTCATAGGCAAGAAATTTTACAGCAAGCTCTCAGTGCTTATCGCGGTGTGTTAAAGAATAATCAATTTGGCGAGCTATGGGTGGCAGAGCATAAACCTAATAGTTACAAACATTTATTCGCATCTATCCAAAGCTTGAATCTGCAACTTGATAACTTACCATTAGCTGCTGATTTTTATGATTATATTGTTATTGATGAAGTCCATCACGTTGCTGCGAATAGTTACCGTGGGCTATTAGCTCATTTTGAGCCGACGATTTTACTTGGGCTCACGGCAACCCCTGAACGGTATGATGGTGTCGATATTTTGGCTGACTTCTGCGGTGTCATTGCCGCTGAAATACGTTTACCAGAAGCCATTAATCAACGGCATTTATGTCCATTTCAATATTTTGCGATCGATGATAACACCGACCTTAGCAAGTTAAGTTGGAGCAGTGGTCGTTATGACGTCGCTGAGCTGAGCAATTTATACACTCACAATGAACAACGCGTGACGCGCATTATTCGCAGCCTAGCTGAAACCGTAACTGATATAGACAATATTAAAGCGTTAGCCTTTTGTGTAACCAAGGAACACGCCGAGTATATGGCGAAGAAGTTCAATTTGGCGGGGATCAGCGCCGATGTGCTGACCAGTGATAATAGCTCTGAACGGCAACAAAAGCGGCAGAGCTTGGTCAGTGGCAAATTATCCATTTTGTGTGTGGTGGATATTTTTAACGAAGGTGTCGACATTCCAGAAGTGGACACCTTGTTGTTTTTACGGCCAACGGAAAGCTTGACCATATTCCTGCAGCAACTTGGGCGTGGCTTGCGTCTCACCGATGATAAGCAGTGCTGCACAATATTAGATTTTGTCGGAAATTCACGCGATGAATATGATTTTTCACAGAAATTTAGAGCGTTAGTCGGTAAAACCAATCAGTCGATTAAAGATGAAATTCTGAATGACTTTCCGCATCTCCCGCTAGGGTGTCGAATTGAACTTGAGGAAAAAGCGCAGTCGATGATTTTGCGCAATATTAGCCGCGCAACACTCAATGCCAATCGATTAACCAGTCTAATGGCAAACTTTAAACATCAGACTAACTTGCCGCTCACGCTAGGCAATTTTTTACGCCTTAACCCGCAAGTGACCTTGGAAGATGTTTATCGAATAAAGATTAATGGCCAATGTGGATGGACTTTATTAGTCGAGGCCGTTCAGGGGAATAAGATTGCAGAACCTGCAGTTCAGCCCGATTTAGCCAAGGCTTATTATCGCGCGATTAACTTCCACTTACTCAGTTGCACATCATTATCCTATTTAAAATTTATCAAACAGTTATGCGAAAATGATTTTGTCTTTACTGGGGTGGATCCTATTCAAAATCAGTTTGCTTTGATGTGTCATTACAACTTTTGGGATAAGTCAGGTACGGCTTTAAATGTGAACAGTTTAGCTGCTAGCTTGCTGATGTTACGCAATAAACCGTTGCAGGAAGAGTTGTTATCTGTGTTGGCGATACTGATTAATCGGATACACCATCAAGAAATGGATTTGGAATTACCGCAGCCCAGCGCATTGAAAGTACATTCTCGTTATACTCGCGAGCAGATTTTAGCGGCGATGGGTGCAAGCACGTTTGCTGCTAAATCTCCTTCAAGAGAAGGTGTGCTTGCGATTAATGAGCAAAACCTTGAGTGTTTATTTGTTACGTTAAATAAATCAGAGAAGCAGTTTTCACCGACAACCATGTATCACGACTATGCTATTAGTGAACATCTATTCCACTGGCAATCGCAAAATAGCGCACGGCCAGAACGAGGTAGAGGCCTGAGTTATATTGAGCAACAAAAGCAGGGGAAAACCGTGTTGTTGTTTGTTCGAGAGCAGTCAAAAGATGAAAATGGCCGCACGATGGGATTTATGAATTTTGGTAAAGTACATTATGTCAGCCATAACGGTTCACAACCCATGAATGTTACATGGCGATTAGAACAGCCAATCCCTGATGTAATGTGGCATGACGCGGCTAAACTGGCTGTGGGCTAA
- a CDS encoding Fic family protein, which yields MWIWQQADWPKFHWKTSSIDVLLRQVYFNQGQLLGKQMLSHDDSLLTSDAALDTLLANIIHSSAIEGEKLNAASVRSSLAKKLGVSEDKPYPTTAQTDGLADIMLDALKNLDTELTLERILGWHKQLFPQGYTLFNPVIGGALRGDIPMQVVSGRIDKPMVHFEAPSRSTLDAELSQFIEWFNASRQEPGLDPLIRAAITHLWFVTLHPLDDGNGRITRLLTDLALAQAEKRSIRFYAMSVSILARRQAYYDILESTQRGSVDITPWLVWFFETLNDCLLNAMADVSRTLSKTQYWQSVDPSLLSQEQAKILNRMLDGDFELGINSSQYQKVTKVSRATATRHFAQMVEQGFLVKADAGGRSTRYLLPSGK from the coding sequence ATGTGGATTTGGCAGCAAGCCGATTGGCCTAAATTTCATTGGAAGACCAGCAGCATTGATGTCTTACTGCGTCAGGTTTATTTCAATCAGGGCCAACTGCTTGGCAAGCAAATGCTAAGTCACGACGACAGCCTGTTAACTTCAGATGCTGCACTCGACACCTTACTCGCTAACATTATCCATTCCAGTGCCATCGAAGGTGAAAAGCTCAATGCGGCCTCGGTGCGCTCATCCTTGGCTAAAAAACTCGGCGTGTCCGAAGACAAACCGTATCCGACCACAGCACAAACCGATGGTTTGGCTGACATTATGCTCGATGCCTTAAAAAATTTAGATACAGAGTTAACCCTCGAGCGGATATTAGGTTGGCATAAACAGTTATTTCCCCAGGGTTATACGCTGTTTAACCCCGTTATTGGTGGAGCACTACGTGGCGATATACCTATGCAAGTTGTCTCAGGCCGGATCGATAAACCGATGGTGCATTTTGAGGCACCCTCTCGATCCACTTTGGACGCTGAACTATCGCAGTTTATTGAATGGTTTAATGCTTCACGGCAAGAGCCGGGCTTAGATCCGCTTATCCGTGCGGCGATAACTCACCTTTGGTTTGTGACTCTGCATCCGCTTGATGACGGTAATGGGCGCATTACGCGTTTATTGACCGATTTGGCTTTGGCGCAAGCGGAAAAACGCTCAATTCGTTTTTACGCTATGTCGGTCAGTATTCTTGCTCGTCGCCAAGCTTACTATGACATTTTAGAGTCTACCCAAAGGGGCAGTGTCGATATTACTCCTTGGTTAGTATGGTTTTTTGAAACCCTCAATGATTGCTTACTCAATGCGATGGCAGATGTGAGCAGAACGCTGTCGAAAACGCAGTATTGGCAAAGTGTCGACCCATCTTTATTGAGTCAAGAGCAAGCCAAAATACTCAATCGGATGTTAGACGGCGATTTTGAACTAGGGATTAATAGTAGCCAATATCAAAAGGTCACTAAGGTGAGTCGCGCCACCGCCACCCGTCATTTTGCGCAAATGGTCGAGCAAGGCTTTTTAGTAAAAGCCGACGCTGGTGGCCGAAGTACGAGGTACTTATTGCCGAGTGGGAAGTAG